The genomic interval CCCTATATCGCCTCCTTCCCCACGTCCGTTCCAGTGCCGCGCTGGCAGGTGGAGAAATACGGTCCGGGCTGGTCCGAGCCTGGCCGGTTCGTGACCAATTCCACCTTCAAGCTGGCCTCCTGGGATCACGGTTCCCGCTTCGAATTCGTCCTGGATCCGAACTATAACGGTCCCCACAAGGGATACGTGGAGCGGATCATCGGAAAGTTCCGGGATACCCGCATGATGGCCGGCGGCACGCTGGCCTACGAAAACGACGAGATCGACCAGCAGGACGTTACCCCCATCGATCTGCCGCGCATCAGGAGTCATCCGCGACTCTCCCGCGAACTGTACGTCAGCAAGGACTTCATGACTCACTTTCTCTTCTTCAACGCGGATTTTCCACCCTTCGACAACTTCAAAGTGCGGCAGGCGATCAGCCACGCCATCGACCGTGAGACCATATGCCGTGTATTGCTCCAGGGTATGGGCATGCCGGCTTATTCCATGCTTCCACCCGGCTTTCCGGGCTATGCAGGCGGGAAGTACCGCGAAGTCCAGCGCTTCGATCCCGGACTGGCGAGACGGCGCCTGCGCGAGGCGGGATATCCGGAAGGACGCGGTTTTCCCAGGATCGAGATGTGGGTCAACAACATCGCCCGGCAACAGGTCGGCCAGGCCATACAGGAAATGCTCAAATCCCACCTGGGGATCAATATGACGATACGGGTCGTCGAGAACATTTCCTACCGGACCGCCCAGTACCAGCGAAAGATCCCCTTCAGCCTGATACAGTATCACTACGATTATCCCGACCCGAACAATATGCTCGCCATGGTCTGGCGTTCGCAGCCGGCCGGATACAGCCGCCATCCATGGAGAAACGCCGCATTCGACCGCCTGGTCGACGAAGCGGCGTCGGAGATGGACGGCCCCCGGCGGTTTCGTCTATACGACCAGGCCCAGCAGATCCTCTCCGAGGACGTCGGCGCCGTGTTTCTCTACTACGGGAAGAAGGCTGCTCTGAGAAAACCCTGGCTCAAGGGCATCAAGAGAGACCGCGACGGCGAATACCCGTTCTGGGGCAACAATACGGGCTATTTCGATATCTATATCGGCGATGCCCGGCGATAGCGGAAAACCCCGTACCGCCGAGACCATTTCGGTTTGACAATACGGTTATCGTTTGTACATTCACACAGCACGGCCATGCCGGATGTCAGGAGGATTGCCCAAGGTATACGGCCGGGTTCATGCACCGTCAGGCTCTCGGATATTTCGTTTCTTCCCGACGGGTTCTGCCGTCCGGCCATTAGGCGGTGCCGCCGCGTCGTGGTCGTGCCGGATGAGTCAGCCAGAAAGGAAAACCGATGAAAGCGGGACAAGTCGTCGCACCGGAACGCATTGAAATCGTGGAAGCGGAACGGCCGGACATCGCGCTGGAACAAACCAATCCGGACGGGCTGAAGGACCTGGTGCTCGTGCGAACCGTGAATGCGGCCATTTGCGGCAGCGACCACCCGCTGTTTACCGGTCCGGCGAACTATCCCGCGCCGCCGGGCGTGTCCCTCCACGAGAGCATCGGGGTCATCGAGAAGTCATGGGCGGAGGGATGCAGGGAGGGGGACCTCGTCCTGGCCCTGCCGTCCGGCTCAAGCGCCATGGCCGAGTATTTTCTTGGACTCGGCGCTTCCGTGACGCCCCTGCCGGAGGGACTGCCCCAGGAACAGCTTCTGATGGCCCAGCCCCTCGGCACCGTGCTCTACTGCCTGCGCAAGCTGGGACACTTCTTCAATGCCGAGGTCGCCGTGGTCGGCCAGGGTCCCATGGGGCTACTGTTCACCACCATGATGCGGAACCTCGGCGCGGCGCTGATCATCGGCATCGACCAGTACGATAACCGTCTGGCCGCGGCCACGGAAATGGGGGCGACCCACACCGTGAACACGCGGCACACCGATCCGATAGAGGCCGTGGCCGAAATCACGGATGGGAGGATGGCGGACGTGGTGATCGAGGTCGTGGGCGTGGAAGAGACGTTCAACATGTGCGTGAAGCTGGCCCGTCACAAGGCCCGTTTCATCGACTTCGGCGTGCCCAAGACTCCGCGATTTACGGTCGACATATTGGAACTGTTCCGGAAAAACCTGCAGATTACGACTTCGGTCGGACCGGACATGGACATCGATTTCAAGAGCGCCATGCGGACGATCGGCGAGGGCCGCGTGAACCTGGCGCCGATGATCTCCCACAAGCTGCCTTTCGCCCGGATACAGGACGGCTTCGAAATGGCCACCCGACGCAAGGGCGAGTGCATCAAGATCGTCATAGATTTCGAGGAGAAGGGCCTGGGCAGGTAGTGCCGCTGGCGCGCGCAGGCCGATGACCTGGCGACAGGTATGATCGGAGGATCAACGAAATGAAGCCCAACTTCGTTTACACGGCTGGAACCGCTGTCCTGGTGCTTATTGCCACCCAACTCGCCTGCGGCGGCGGTGAAACGACAGAAGATCCCTGGAACAAGGTTCAGACGCTCCTGTCGGAGTCGAAGGATATCGTCGTGCTGGACGGGACGGATAAGGCCGCGCTCAAATACGCGGGGACGGACAATCCGGTGTTCGGCGACTGGATGGTGCGTCACGCGTTGTCCGATCCGGAAAACTTCAACCCGTATACTTCGAGCGACCAGGGCGCCACCCAGGTGCACACCTACGTCTTCGAGTCTTTGCTGGAGCCGGAGTACGATCCGCCTTACACGCAGCGGGGTTTCATCGCGATGGACTACCCGGTCGTGTCGGACGATTATCTCACCTATACCTTCACGCTGCGCCAGAACGTTCGATTCGCCGACGACGTTCCCCTCACGGCGGACGATGTGCTTTTCAGCATGAAGGTCATCCAGACGCCCACGGTACGGGCGCCTCACCTCAGGAACTACTATTCCTCCATTCAAGACGTCAGGAAACTCGGGGAACATGAGATCAGCTTCATCTGCAAGGAACCGTACATCCTGAACGACCTCTTTCTGGGTAGTTTCGACATCCTTCCGAGACACTTCTACGACCCTGACGGACTGCTTGATCCGGTGCCGATCACGAGCCTGATTGACGGCAGTTGGGAAGCAGGGAAACACGCGGACCGGGTGCGGCTCTTCGGCGACCGCTTCAACCAGGATTTCAATCGGAACATGCTTGGCTCCGGGCCGTATTTCGTGGCGGACTGGGAGAACGACGTGGTCACGGGCCAGAAGGTCGTGCTCACCCGCAACGGGAACTACTGGGGACAGGGCGTGGATGGTCTGCCCGCGACCGGAAACGTGGACAAGGTAGTCTTCAAGATCATCAACAACCTGGACGCCGCCTTCATCGAACTGACCAACGGCAACCTGGACATCCATGGCATGAAACCGCTGGAGTTCAAAGAGAAGAGCTGGTCTCCCGGTTTCGTCGACCGGTTCATGAAGGGCATCCAGTACGCGGGAGGCTACACGTACATCGGGTGGAACAACGGACATCCCATTTTCCGGGACCGGCGGGTCCGGCAGGCGATGACCCACTTCACCGACCGTGAAGGCATGGTGCGTAACCTGCTCTTTGGACTCGCGGAAACGGTCGAGGGTCCCATACACAAGTTCCGTCCCGAGTACAACCATGATCTACAACCCTATGCCTACGACCCGGAACGGGCCCTGGCGCTTCTGAACGAAGCCGGATGGGCAGATACAGACAACGACGGGATTCTCGACAAGGAGATCGACGGCGAGAAGACACCGTTTCGGTTCGAGTTTCTCGTGAACTCGGGCAACCAGCTTCGCAAGGATATCGCGCTTACGCTTCAGAGTTCCCTCGAGGACGTGGGCATCGACTGCCAGGTGCGAGAACTGGACTGGTCCATCTTCCTGGAAAGAGTCAAGAACAAGGATTTCGCGGCCGTCACCCTGGGCTGGACCGGCGGAACGGGTCTGCGCTTTCCACCCGACGCCTACCAGATCTGGCACTCGTCCCAGATCGAGGGGAACGGATCCAATTTCATCAGTTTCAGGAACGATGAGTCGGATGCGATCCTTACGGCCTACCGGAAGGAATTCGACATGGACAAGCGGATCGAACAGTACCGCCGATTCCAGGAAATCCTCCACGAGGAACAACCCTATACCTTTCTCTGGAAATCGCGCGTCGCCGTCGCATACAGCAGGCGCTATCACGGCGTCAACTGGTATCCCGCCGGCGCCGTGACGCAGGAGTGGTGGGTCGAGCCCGCCGACCGGCTGTACCAGTGATCAGCCGCATCCTGTACTCGCTGGGCGGCTGACGGGCTGCGAATCCGGCCGTGATCCCGCGCAGGATCGATCTTCGCTATGCTCGGTTACATCCTTCAACGCTCGCTTCTCATGATCCCCACGCTGGTGGGGATCACGGTAATTTCCTTCTTCATCATGCATCTCGCCCCCGGCGACCCCGTGGATCTGTTCCTGGGCGGCGTGGCCGGTGGCGAGGGGCTTGCGTCCGACCGGCAGCGGGATATCGAAGAAACCCGGCAGGAACTGCGCAGGCAACTGGGACTGGACCGGCCGGTCCACGTGCAGTATGCCAACTGGGTCACGGCGCTTTTCCTGAAAGTCGAATCCATCAGCGCCTTCGACCGCAGCGCCATGCTGGCGGACCGGTTGCTGGAACGCCTGGATGCGTCGGAGCGCAGGGCGTTGACGGCGCTTGAGCGGGAGGAACAGAAAGGCCGGTTCCTTGCCCTTGTGCGGAAATCTGCGCAAGAGGAGGCAGGCGAACTGGAACGATCTTCGTTCTGGGAAGGGAGGACCTTCAGCGCAGAGGGCAACTATGCCTATCGGGGAGCGGGGATCGAACTCTTCAAACTCGCGGGATACCGCTTCGTTACGCTGGATTTCGGCCGATCCTTCAAGGATAACCAACCCGTCATCGGGCGGATTATGGAACGGTTGCCCGTCACGCTCGAGATCAATATCATCGCGATCGTCATCGCCTACCTGGTCGGCCTGCCGCTCGGCATCTGGCTGGCGGTCAAGCAGAACACCTTTTCCGACCGGATGCTTACGACCGGGACCTTCGTCCTCTGGTCCATGCCTTCCTTCTGGGTGGGCATGCTGCTGATCATATTCCTGTGCAACCGGGAGTTCTTCTACTGGTTCCCGGCCTCGGGCATACAATCGCTGGATGCTTCCGGCGAATGGAGTACCTGGCGGATCCTCGCGGACCACATGTACCACATGTTCCTCCCCGTGCTGGCCTCCGCCTACATCAGCTTCGCAACGATCTCCCGGTTTATGCGGACGAGCATGCTGGAGAACCTGCGCCAGGATTACGTCCGGACCGCCCGGGCCAAGGGATTGTCGGAAAAAGTCGTCATCCTGCGGCACGTATACCGCAATTCCCTGATTCCGATCGTAACCACCTCCGCCGGGCTGCTGCCGGCCCTGATCGCGGGTTCCGTATTCATCGAGACGATTTTTACCATTCCCGGGATGGGGCTGCTCGGATTCGAGTCCGTGCTGAACCGGGACTATCCCATGGTCATGGCGCTATTCACCGTCGGCTCCCTGTTGTCGCTCCTGGGCATCCTGGTTGCGGACATCCTGCTCAAGGTGGTCGATCCGAGGATTACGTTTGACCAGTTGCATGGATAGGGGATGAGCAGTGGGATCGTATCCTGCCGAAAAAGATAGAAAGAACGCCGTGGACGGCGCGCCGGCCGATGCGGTGAAGAACGCGGGCGGCGAGAGCTTCTGGCGGCTCACCTGGAAGGAGTTCCGCAAGAACCGTCCGGCGCTGTACAGTCTATACGTACTCGCTGTCATGACTCTCGTGGCACTCACCGCGGATCTGATCGCCGGCAACAAGCCGTATTACATGGTCTACGAGGGCGAAACCTATTTCCCCGCGTTCCGGCAGTATGCCGTGTACGCCGGCTTGCTGGACTGGCAGGAAGCGCTTCGGACCCGGAAGAACTTCAAGCGGTACGAGGCCAGCGAGGCGGTCTTTCCGCCGATCCCCTACGCGCCGGACGAGATCCGGCTCGGCGACCGTTATGAACGGCCGGGGGAGGCGCATCTCTTTGGTACGGACCGGCTGGGACGCGATGTGCTGTCCGGACTCATTCACGGCACGCGGTATTCGCTGACCATCGGGCTGGTTTCGGTGGGCATCTCCCTGGTGATCGGCGTGGGACTCGGCGCGCTGGCAGGCTACCTGGGCGGGTGGACGGATCTGTTCCTGTCCCGCGTATTCGAACTATGGGCCGCGATCCCGCCTTTCTTCCTGATCATCACGGCGGCGGCTTTCTTCCCGCCGAGCCTGTTCTGGATCATGATCATCATCGGATTCACCGGGTGGGTGGGCATCGCCCGGCTGACCCGGTCCCAGTTTCTCCAGGTACGGGCATTCGACTACATTGCGGCCGCCCGGGCCCTGGGCTGTTCGAATCTGCGCATCATGGCGGTGCACATCCTGCCCAATGCCATCGCCCCGGTGCTGATACCCGCGGCTTTCGGCGTGGCCGGCGCCATCCTGGCCGAATCAGGGCTGAGCTTCCTGGGCATCGGCGTGCCTGCCGAGGTCATCACGTGGGGATCGCTGCTGGCCGGCGCGCGGAGCAATATCGCGGCCTGGTGGCTGGTAATCGTGCCCGGATTCGCCATATTCATCACGGTAACGCTGTACAACCTGCTCGGTGACGGGCTGCGCGACGCCCTCGACCCCAGGCAGCGCGGCAACGCATAAGAGGCATCGTGGACACGCTTCTGAGCCGCAAGTGATAACGGATAAGAGGTGAGATTTGAATCCGATCCTCCGTGTACATGACCTGAAGACCTACTTCGACACCGAGGGTGGCGTGGTGCGGGCGGTCGACGGCGTCAGTTTCGAGGTGGAGGCCGGCAAGACCCTCGGCATCGTGGGCGAATCCGGCTGCGGCAAGAGCA from Gemmatimonadota bacterium carries:
- a CDS encoding peptide ABC transporter substrate-binding protein; this translates as MNPGLFLCFFLLFLPVFNIARHDVTPPASSAIPVTFNTVDKAMPPDAASLARQIYTFHLPEPTTLDIGIAVYEATGAVFSFEGLTRLDHNNELTPAAADRWEASSDGTRWTFHLRRGAKWSDGRPVTAHDFEYAFKRMVDPASANRNASFYYEIEGAKAFNQGLTRNADSVGVKAVDDYTLVIRTALPCPYLPYIASFPTSVPVPRWQVEKYGPGWSEPGRFVTNSTFKLASWDHGSRFEFVLDPNYNGPHKGYVERIIGKFRDTRMMAGGTLAYENDEIDQQDVTPIDLPRIRSHPRLSRELYVSKDFMTHFLFFNADFPPFDNFKVRQAISHAIDRETICRVLLQGMGMPAYSMLPPGFPGYAGGKYREVQRFDPGLARRRLREAGYPEGRGFPRIEMWVNNIARQQVGQAIQEMLKSHLGINMTIRVVENISYRTAQYQRKIPFSLIQYHYDYPDPNNMLAMVWRSQPAGYSRHPWRNAAFDRLVDEAASEMDGPRRFRLYDQAQQILSEDVGAVFLYYGKKAALRKPWLKGIKRDRDGEYPFWGNNTGYFDIYIGDARR
- a CDS encoding zinc-binding dehydrogenase codes for the protein MKAGQVVAPERIEIVEAERPDIALEQTNPDGLKDLVLVRTVNAAICGSDHPLFTGPANYPAPPGVSLHESIGVIEKSWAEGCREGDLVLALPSGSSAMAEYFLGLGASVTPLPEGLPQEQLLMAQPLGTVLYCLRKLGHFFNAEVAVVGQGPMGLLFTTMMRNLGAALIIGIDQYDNRLAAATEMGATHTVNTRHTDPIEAVAEITDGRMADVVIEVVGVEETFNMCVKLARHKARFIDFGVPKTPRFTVDILELFRKNLQITTSVGPDMDIDFKSAMRTIGEGRVNLAPMISHKLPFARIQDGFEMATRRKGECIKIVIDFEEKGLGR
- a CDS encoding ABC transporter substrate-binding protein, with the translated sequence MKPNFVYTAGTAVLVLIATQLACGGGETTEDPWNKVQTLLSESKDIVVLDGTDKAALKYAGTDNPVFGDWMVRHALSDPENFNPYTSSDQGATQVHTYVFESLLEPEYDPPYTQRGFIAMDYPVVSDDYLTYTFTLRQNVRFADDVPLTADDVLFSMKVIQTPTVRAPHLRNYYSSIQDVRKLGEHEISFICKEPYILNDLFLGSFDILPRHFYDPDGLLDPVPITSLIDGSWEAGKHADRVRLFGDRFNQDFNRNMLGSGPYFVADWENDVVTGQKVVLTRNGNYWGQGVDGLPATGNVDKVVFKIINNLDAAFIELTNGNLDIHGMKPLEFKEKSWSPGFVDRFMKGIQYAGGYTYIGWNNGHPIFRDRRVRQAMTHFTDREGMVRNLLFGLAETVEGPIHKFRPEYNHDLQPYAYDPERALALLNEAGWADTDNDGILDKEIDGEKTPFRFEFLVNSGNQLRKDIALTLQSSLEDVGIDCQVRELDWSIFLERVKNKDFAAVTLGWTGGTGLRFPPDAYQIWHSSQIEGNGSNFISFRNDESDAILTAYRKEFDMDKRIEQYRRFQEILHEEQPYTFLWKSRVAVAYSRRYHGVNWYPAGAVTQEWWVEPADRLYQ
- a CDS encoding ABC transporter permease, with amino-acid sequence MLGYILQRSLLMIPTLVGITVISFFIMHLAPGDPVDLFLGGVAGGEGLASDRQRDIEETRQELRRQLGLDRPVHVQYANWVTALFLKVESISAFDRSAMLADRLLERLDASERRALTALEREEQKGRFLALVRKSAQEEAGELERSSFWEGRTFSAEGNYAYRGAGIELFKLAGYRFVTLDFGRSFKDNQPVIGRIMERLPVTLEINIIAIVIAYLVGLPLGIWLAVKQNTFSDRMLTTGTFVLWSMPSFWVGMLLIIFLCNREFFYWFPASGIQSLDASGEWSTWRILADHMYHMFLPVLASAYISFATISRFMRTSMLENLRQDYVRTARAKGLSEKVVILRHVYRNSLIPIVTTSAGLLPALIAGSVFIETIFTIPGMGLLGFESVLNRDYPMVMALFTVGSLLSLLGILVADILLKVVDPRITFDQLHG
- a CDS encoding ABC transporter permease, which encodes MGSYPAEKDRKNAVDGAPADAVKNAGGESFWRLTWKEFRKNRPALYSLYVLAVMTLVALTADLIAGNKPYYMVYEGETYFPAFRQYAVYAGLLDWQEALRTRKNFKRYEASEAVFPPIPYAPDEIRLGDRYERPGEAHLFGTDRLGRDVLSGLIHGTRYSLTIGLVSVGISLVIGVGLGALAGYLGGWTDLFLSRVFELWAAIPPFFLIITAAAFFPPSLFWIMIIIGFTGWVGIARLTRSQFLQVRAFDYIAAARALGCSNLRIMAVHILPNAIAPVLIPAAFGVAGAILAESGLSFLGIGVPAEVITWGSLLAGARSNIAAWWLVIVPGFAIFITVTLYNLLGDGLRDALDPRQRGNA